The proteins below are encoded in one region of Brassica napus cultivar Da-Ae chromosome A6, Da-Ae, whole genome shotgun sequence:
- the LOC125610181 gene encoding pentatricopeptide repeat-containing protein At1g11630, mitochondrial-like has protein sequence MASLLRILTSEPLAHKVNQFRLISTASSLLTSNHHKKSRHVLSLLRTENNPDRILEICRSASLTPDHHHLHRVAFSVAVATLSNAKHLAAVSHLLDGVIKSEPHPKPESFAVRVIILYGRANMLERSLQTFHDLERYEIQRTVKSLNALLLACLAARDYEEARRVYFETRKEYGGIEPDLETYNRIIKALCESNSTGSSYSIVAEMERRRVKPRASTFGLMIEGFYKEEKYDEVRRVLRLMREFGVHVGIATYNVMVRCLCERKRTREAKALLCGVMSTRMRPNSVTYSLLIHGFCSEGDLDEAMSVFEVMVKSGCKPGCECYFDLIRCLCKGGDFETALVLCRESMESHWVPSFSVMRWLVHGLVGSNKVDEAREVIAQVKHKFSRNVHLWNQVEADLSR, from the coding sequence ATGGCGTCTCTCTTGCGCATCTTAACATCCGAACCTCTCGCTCACAAGGTGAATCAGTTCAGATTAATCTCAACGGCTTCATCACTCCTCACTAGCAACCATCACAAGAAGAGCCGGCACGTCCTCTCCCTCCTCAGAACCGAGAACAATCCAGATCGAATCCTCGAGATCTGTAGATCCGCTTCCCTCACACccgaccaccaccacctccaccgcGTCGCCTTCTCCGTCGCGGTGGCGACACTATCCAACGCCAAACACTTGGCCGCCGTATCACACCTCCTCGACGGAGTGATCAAGAGCGAACCGCATCCGAAACCCGAGAGCTTCGCCGTCCGCGTGATCATCCTCTACGGGAGAGCGAACATGCTCGAGCGGTCTCTACAAACATTCCACGACCTCGAGAGGTACGAGATCCAGAGAACGGTGAAGTCGTTGAACGCTCTGTTACTCGCTTGCTTGGCGGCGAGGGATTACGAAGAAGCGAGACGAGTCTACTTCGAAACGCGGAAGGAGTACGGCGGCATCGAGCCTGATCTCGAGACGTACAATCGAATCATCAAGGCCTTGTGCGAATCGAACTCGACGGGCTCGTCCTACTCTATTGTCGCGGAGATGGAGAGGAGGCGTGTGAAGCCGAGAGCTTCTACCTTCGGGTTGATGATTGAAGGTTTCTACAAGGAGGAGAAGTACGATGAGGTGAGGAGAGTGTTGAGGTTGATGAGAGAGTTTGGTGTTCACGTGGGTATCGCGACTTACAACGTCATGGTTCGGTGTTTGTGTGAGAGGAAGAGAACTAGAGAAGCTAAGGCGTTGCTTTGTGGAGTTATGTCGACTAGGATGAGACCCAACTCAGTGACGTATTCTCTTTTGATTCATGGGTTTTGCAGCGAGGGGGATTTGGATGAGGCGATGAGTGTGTTTGAGGTTATGGTGAAGAGCGGGTGCAAGCCGGGTTGTGAGTGTTACTTTGATTTGATACGGTGTTTGTGTAAAGGAGGAGACTTTGAGACGGCTTTGGTGCTTTGTAGGGAGAGTATGGAGAGTCATTGGGTTCCCAGTTTCAGTGTCATGAGGTGGCTTGTTCATGGACTTGTTGGTAGTAACAAGGTTGATGAAGCTAGAGAGGTGATTGCGCAAGTGAAACACAAGTTTTCAAGAAATGTTCACTTGTGGAATCAAGTTGAAGCTGACTTGTCTCGGTGA
- the BNACNNG18060D gene encoding uncharacterized protein BNACNNG18060D, producing MTLFNQPCLYSKIDKEDPEEVSHRRAKFLIYKTLQKADVVSRRSSHPSSFLRMKLLRLKAKIGKSLTKLRRNIESAVRFGGIQKHSQSSMRALKKMFHGGATNGLPRPIFALEV from the coding sequence ATGACCCTCTTCAATCAGCCATGTCTTTACTCAAAGATAGACAAGGAAGATCCAGAAGAGGTGTCTCACCGACGAGCCAAGTTCTTGATTTACAAAACGCTTCAAAAGGCCGACGTGGTGTCTCGTCGTTCTTCTCACCCGTCGTCGTTTCTGAGGATGAAGCTGCTAAGGTTGAAGGCCAAGATCGGGAAGAGTTTGACTAAGCTACGTCGGAACATAGAATCCGCCGTTAGATTTGGCGGGATTCAAAAGCATTCTCAAAGCAGCATGAGAGCCTTGAAGAAGATGTTCCACGGTGGTGCAACAAATGGACTACCAAGACCTATTTTCGCTCTTGaagtttga